TAATCATTTGCTATAATAATCTTGTCACACTACTCAAGCGGCAAGTAGAATATATGAGCTTATAACTCAAAGAAATAAGAATGGTAATGTGTGATTCTTGTTTCATTCACTATCAAGATTTAGTCGGTAAACAAAACACCAATTAACTGCAgatattgcattgtttctcttGTCAATGTATCATCAAGTTATTGTAAAGGATGCAATATTTTACAAACATATATACTCAAGaaaattgatcataaataaggaaaaaaaagtgagaGTTCCACTTTCGAAAGGTAAGGaactttttgttttaaaaaaaataataactaatacCGCGAAGGCATTAGGTATCATATATGCTAAATTAAATCAGAGAGGGGAAACAGCAGAATGCGTTGTCAAACTTATGCTTAAAACTGCTGCATTGTCAAAGTTAAGCATAAAAGTGTTTATGTTTTACCTGTAGAATAGCTGGAAGGGGAACACCAAGGTTGGCAAAATCTTCATATTTAAAAACTAATGCCTGCAGATaagcaaaaagcaaaaagataGATACGTTACCGAAGGGAAAAGATCACTCTGGTCTTAGTAACGGCTATGTTGTTTCACCACAGACGGTTTATGAACTGACAATGTTCATGTGCAAATGTAGATTTGGCTTGTAGAATGCTAGAAAttgataattataataattttgactCAATCCTCAATGTTAAAGACTTGTCTTGAAGTACAACGTATCCTTCAAGAATAAAATGCCTAAGATACAAAAAGCAACTTCTCCAGCCCAATTCCACAAGATAacaaattagaaagtttctcTATATGAATTTGAAAATAACATCATCTCTCattgcacaatttttttttcttttcaagaaCTATAGTTTCAGTAAGAACAAAAATAGAAGCTACTCAAAGAAGGCCATACCATGTTATGAGCATCAGCCACCCCGCATGCTACTTGTGGTTTCACAATGACAGGAAAGTTCAACTTAGCTTCTAATAGCTGTTTTCCTAAATTtggatcattaaaattatcaaccTGCAATATAACAACACGCTATGAAATTGTATGCAACAACtcaatacaaatatattaaaaaagtatatgtttattatgaattttgaaccaaaatacataatacataatTAAATTAGTGCATTTGAACACCTTACAAAAAGTTAGATAATACAGCAAACAAGCACAAAAATCTGCAATGACCTAtatgagaaaagaaaagtacacgAAGCTTATGGACTTAGAAAACCAAATGACCTTTAAAAAATGCGGTGCGCGGAGTCTGCAGCTGCATTGAGCGCCGAAATCTTGCAATCCAAGTAGAATTTGCTGAATTTGAAGGCGATCCAGCAAAGGGTATATACTAGAGAATGGGTCTACAATGCAAAAATCAGAGTTTTCCTGTAGAAACCTGCATGAAGGGTATGTTTTTTCAGTGGCAATAATGCAAAATAGCAGGTTTCCTAAAAATTAAGGCTTTTGCCAAGTAAACCTGCATAGAGGTGGAGTAATTATAATGATGTTAGAGATTTGGAGATAATAGTTCTTTAAATGTGGCAGCTCTAAAAAGTCAAagtaaatatatgaaaaatgaaAGTCCTTTTTCAGAGCAAGTTAAATAAAACCATAGCTGTTATTGGTACTATTAGAAGCAATTATACATGAGAGTACCTTTGAAGTTCACTCATTCCAGTGGTAAAGGAAATTCCCTTCGGAAAATTAAAAGAAGAGTTGGTATCTATGCTTATGATCTCATCAGTTACTTTATGAAGTATTACATCAACTCCTTGCAATTGAGAAGCTAAAGGAAGCTCAAATATGAGAGGGACAAAAATAAGCCCATTCTCAGTAGGACAAGAAGGGAATGCTCCTCTCTGTCAAAAACAGCAAGCTAGAAATTAAGTCTCGATAGCGACCACAACCCTAGCTACCTATGTCAAAGATTTACCTTGGCAAAATCTTCTTCGCGAGATGGTTTCATAACATAGCCAACTGCCAAAACTGACTTGTCACATATTTCCTGCTAAACATTTGTTCAATTGAGCAAACTGCATCATATTATGTTAAAAATTCAACAATGGGATTATTAGATGTTTGCCTAAGTATTGACTTATCTTTTCGCCGGCCAAAGTATTATTCAATGGGCCAGGGGCATTTCAGTCCATAGAAATAAACTTCAGCCCGGATTTGCCACAACAAAACTCGTGGATCAAGGTTGCAaataacgaaaagaaaaaaaaatatttgccaAGATCCCCCTTATCTTAATGCGATAGTTAACCTTTTTAATCAACCTACAAATAGTGATAAGTAGCCCGTCCAATGTGTCAATAAATAGGACTTCTTTATCCGTTGCACCACCATTGCATTTGCCCAAACCTAATAAGGTTTTCTAGTTAGTGTTACAACCAAATGTTGCATGCATTAGTTCACTAAAAAGAACTATCAGGAACTAAAATAACTAATTCTTGTTAAATACTCACAAAAAAATTAGGAACAGaaggaacaaaagaaaaaaaaaaataataccaattaAATCTTAGGTATAAAGTTTCATTTGATTCTCACCTACAAGGATAATCCTCCAATTGTGGTTCTGAAGCTCAGAAAACAGAATCTCATCAATTTTGGAAGTTACATATACGCAAAGGTCTCCCGTTCTAGACCTATCTTGGAACAATTCATTAAGTGAATTGTCAACATGGGAAGTGAGGAGTGAAATACAATTAAAGGAGTACAAAGCAGCTGTCTTTGTGAGAAAATCCGCCTATAATGAGTAAGAAAAATATGTCAAGATATTTTATACATCCATAGTAATTAAGATGCAcctaaacaaaaaagaaaaacagagtGCACCTTTGAAGCAGGGATATCCTCCTGGTGACAGAAAGCCTGAGATAAGATGAGAGACTtcgttatttttatatttatttgaatttgtgtTTTTTATCTTTTGAGATAAAGCATATAGAGCGATTTAACTTTCTATAAAGAGAATAACTAGACAACCATCTCATTGGATATTAATTGAGAAAATTACAGAGGCATAAAAGTATGAATCGGCAGATCCTTCACAATATCCAACAAAATCACAAAACCAGAATAAGTATGTTTAGACTTTCTTTCCTTACAGAGACAATTAAAGCATTGGAGCTGATATTGAATTCACATAATTTGAATGGAATGTTGACTACACAGTTACTGATAGAACGAATATTTGCTAAAACCCAGATAAGAAACTGTAAAAGGTATGGGATCAAAAGGAAATGACAAAATTTGATTCTTCCTCTTGGCTCATGCGTATAGCAATTATTCTGATAAAACTGCAGCATTAGAATCTAGACCTCTTAAAAGAATGAGAGAACCAAGGAAAGCCATTAGTACAGTAGAAGCAAATTTATAAGGAAATGCAACAACCAGCCACATTATTCAAAAAGGTCAATCCTTTAACCAAACAGAAGACACCCGCATTTCCTCAAATGTAGCCCAAATTACATATTAAAAAAGTAACTAGACATTTATTAGGTCAAAACTGAATACAAGAGCAAAAGCAACCGATCCAATATTCCAACCTATACCAATTACATTAGCCCACAAAGCAGAACCTCAGAACAGATTGGAGTGGGAAAGGAGATTATTTCATCCATTAAAACCCAAACGCCCAAATATCATCCACATTACTCAGAAAAGTCACTCCTTTGACATAATGGCACAGCTATAAGGAGAAACAGAAGATACCCATATCCTCAAAGAAACCAATTCAAAAGAGGAGACTCTCCAATCAACTACACTACACAAAAAGCTCTCTCCTTCACCATATTTCACACGGTTATTTCAACAAACAGGTGATACCCATTTCCACAAAACCCAAACTTTAAACAAAAACGAATCATAAGCTTTTGGGAGAAGTTGTAGTATACCACACAAAGCTTGGAGAAGCGAAGCCTACGAAGCAAAGCCTCCGAACCCGATCGGAGGGAGGGGTTCGTGCCCTCGTCTTCGGCGAGGAGGATGGATTCGTccaacaaaaccctaaccccgCCCATGTATCCACCTACTCtttcacccctctctctctctctctctctctcgctgcGGGAGATTGGAGCTCTTCTTCGCGTGGGCGACAGGTgtgaagctctctctctctctctctctctctcacacacgcacacacacacacacaaaagcaCACACATGACACATACAAACGGTCGAGGCTTTTTACATCTATGTCCCTAGCGTTTCTAATAATTTCGTAGAAGTGCCTAATATTTTCTCTtagcaattattttatttaaagaggGGAAAGAAATTCTGAACTAACTTTGGCAGGTTATGGTTTGCTTTCTAAGcttctaaaatattaatttaaaataaaaaatacaaaatttttaatttttttagttaataatttattttatttagcaattataggcttatttatatgtataagtCAGTTAGAGTTCCGTTATAttatggataataaaaaattcataacttATAAAGTTAGCTTTTAGAGGctctacaaaaatattttttaatttaatagcaatattaattttataaaaatttaagatatagtgtaaataattgaatattttattacAGATAATAGTTAACTATGTCTatgcaaatttttttagtttgggTTAGTGCTTGCTGGACCATTTGCAAAACAATATTAGAGCGAAAATTAGagactatatttttaaaaaaattattttaaataaattttgactaaattaaataaattacatgCATTTTGTGTAGTATCTTAATCgctcttttatatttattttattttattttctatcttaCTCACTACGCTCTATGCCGTgcgaaaatacatataatagagAGTGCACAAAAATATggcaaaatacaaaaattaaatcaaacagAGAAGAATAATTACGAAGAAACagtgaataagaaaaaaaagtcgCTAATGTAGATTCAGCATATGTCAAGGGGTTTTGTGTAATTTAGctatataatttaattgttTTAGAGGGTTGTTTCCGAAAAAAAAGGTCCATTCCTTTTCCGGTTTTCCCCTCCCCGTCATTTCGTGCCCTAGCGCTCGTGTCGTACTTttcgccgccgcatctcctccgtCGCCGGCGATTTCTCCTCCGCCgatcaccgccgccgccgccgccctgccgccgccgctgccgcggAGGCTGAGGTGAGTTCCGCCGTGTACTTTGAACGAATGAAACCTTAAAGCTTCAAATCAATGACGTGCGATCGAGTTAGGGTTGGTTTGGAATTaagttgtgtgtgtgtgtgtgtgtgtgtgtgtgtgtgtgtttgtgtgttttttggaaaattgtttgatttgatcTTATTCTGagtggagaaaagaaaaaaaaattgtgttttttttttttatgcgaATTGATTGCCAAATCACCTTACCAGATGTTAGAATCCAAGGCTACAAATACTGTCTTTTTGGATGCTAGAACGGGTTATTCAGTGATAATTTGTGTGTTACGAggattttcttttaaaaacgcaaagctaggagtttgattttagcTCATCGCAACATCTTCGCATTCATGATTTATCTTactccaaagaaaaaaaaaaaaaacatcatgcTTTTCTAAGCATTTGATCATACTCTTCATTTGGCAGATACTACGGCCCTGTTCGGAtgtcaaaacaaaattcataatttggtAGAATGATGTATTTCACCTACGAGATGATTTTTCTTATTCAGAGAACATCGCTTTGAGATCGAAGATAGTATGTGTTTCTAAGTATTCAATTATACTCTTCCATTTACCGAACACCGAAAGACTTTTGAGTAAATAAAAGAGATGCGCTGAACAAGATGCTCACACATCCGAACAAGCCCCCTATGTTGTCATCCGAAAGTTATCTTTTGTTGCACCGGCAGAAATAGCAAATGTATCTTGCTCTGTGTTGGCAGGACTTTCCTGCTGCCGtttgctttttgttttgttccGATACGTTTCCTCATA
This DNA window, taken from Ananas comosus cultivar F153 linkage group 5, ASM154086v1, whole genome shotgun sequence, encodes the following:
- the LOC109711053 gene encoding inositol-tetrakisphosphate 1-kinase 6 isoform X2, whose translation is MGGVRVLLDESILLAEDEGTNPSLRSGSEALLRRLRFSKLCVAFCHQEDIPASKADFLTKTAALYSFNCISLLTSHVDNSLNELFQDRSRTGDLCVYVTSKIDEILFSELQNHNWRIILVGLGKCNGGATDKEVLFIDTLDGLLITICRLIKKEICDKSVLAVGYVMKPSREEDFAKRGAFPSCPTENGLIFVPLIFELPLASQLQGVDVILHKVTDEIISIDTNSSFNFPKGISFTTGMSELQRFLQENSDFCIVDPFSSIYPLLDRLQIQQILLGLQDFGAQCSCRLRAPHFLKVDNFNDPNLGKQLLEAKLNFPVIVKPQVACGVADAHNMALVFKYEDFANLGVPLPAILQEYVDHCSTIFKFYVLGDKVFHAVKKSMPNACVLLSLSEKTGSAPLLFNSLKTLPVAREEQLPIGSSKAIKESLDVGLIEKAANWLRERLGLTIFGFDVVIQEGSGDHVIVDLNYLPSFKEVPDSDALPAFWDAIRKKYELAKLSGQH
- the LOC109711053 gene encoding inositol-tetrakisphosphate 1-kinase 6 isoform X1, which gives rise to MGGVRVLLDESILLAEDEGTNPSLRSGSEALLRRLRFSKLCVAFCHQEDIPASKADFLTKTAALYSFNCISLLTSHVDNSLNELFQDRSRTGDLCVYVTSKIDEILFSELQNHNWRIILVGLGKCNGGATDKEVLFIDTLDGLLITICRLIKKQEICDKSVLAVGYVMKPSREEDFAKRGAFPSCPTENGLIFVPLIFELPLASQLQGVDVILHKVTDEIISIDTNSSFNFPKGISFTTGMSELQRFLQENSDFCIVDPFSSIYPLLDRLQIQQILLGLQDFGAQCSCRLRAPHFLKVDNFNDPNLGKQLLEAKLNFPVIVKPQVACGVADAHNMALVFKYEDFANLGVPLPAILQEYVDHCSTIFKFYVLGDKVFHAVKKSMPNACVLLSLSEKTGSAPLLFNSLKTLPVAREEQLPIGSSKAIKESLDVGLIEKAANWLRERLGLTIFGFDVVIQEGSGDHVIVDLNYLPSFKEVPDSDALPAFWDAIRKKYELAKLSGQH